From the genome of Nitrosopumilus sp., one region includes:
- a CDS encoding UDP-glucuronosyltransferase: protein MGLGHVTRDIAIVNNFENISTSFTTGSGAAKILKKLDLKVQDVYNPPSFVVANGTLKNPARWLWNYYQYYKECKNISQKIIQNNIPDLVISDEDFASLTIAQDMKIPTVLVTDVLETRFTKGLASFIEKKMNKSMQGIIKKCDIVIIPEKGDSQDNIRRVGPIVRQTSLTREELREKFSFERKTIVISIGGTDAGLFLIKKALDVISKIKQDVEVVLVSGPSVDKKFEDVRDLGFVENLHELIFAADLIISLAGKSTIDEANAYGTPSIFIPIKGHFEQEDNAREQGFVFEDIDRLDELILKRLEAKRNQVNTDGVKIASDIIKKLMR from the coding sequence ATCGGTTTAGGTCACGTTACTCGAGATATTGCAATTGTAAATAATTTTGAAAACATTTCAACGAGTTTTACAACCGGAAGTGGGGCTGCAAAAATTCTGAAGAAACTGGATCTTAAAGTCCAAGACGTATACAATCCACCCTCATTTGTAGTTGCAAATGGTACGCTAAAAAACCCTGCAAGGTGGTTATGGAACTATTATCAATATTACAAAGAATGCAAAAATATTTCACAGAAAATCATTCAAAACAACATTCCAGATTTAGTGATAAGTGATGAGGATTTTGCATCATTGACTATTGCACAAGATATGAAAATTCCAACAGTATTAGTTACAGATGTTTTAGAAACTCGCTTTACCAAAGGATTAGCATCATTTATAGAAAAAAAGATGAACAAGTCAATGCAGGGAATTATCAAGAAATGCGACATAGTGATAATTCCTGAAAAGGGAGATAGTCAAGACAACATCAGAAGAGTAGGTCCGATAGTCAGACAAACCAGCCTTACAAGGGAAGAACTAAGGGAGAAATTTTCATTTGAGAGGAAAACAATTGTTATCAGCATAGGTGGAACAGATGCAGGATTGTTTCTGATCAAAAAAGCATTGGATGTCATTTCAAAGATCAAGCAAGATGTGGAAGTGGTCCTAGTATCAGGTCCATCAGTAGATAAAAAATTTGAAGATGTTAGAGATCTGGGATTTGTTGAAAATTTGCATGAATTGATTTTTGCTGCAGACTTAATAATTTCATTGGCAGGAAAATCAACCATAGATGAGGCAAACGCATACGGAACTCCTTCAATATTCATACCGATCAAAGGTCATTTTGAGCAAGAGGATAATGCCAGAGAGCAGGGATTTGTGTTTGAAGACATTGACAGACTGGATGAATTAATTTTGAAAAGACTAGAAGCGAAAAGAAACCAAGTGAATACGGATGGTGTCAAGATCGCATCAGACATTATTAAAAAATTAATGAGATGA
- a CDS encoding DASS family sodium-coupled anion symporter has product MVLMINFNNWSPLHSKLRITGFVLSPILFSIIISYPIDGLAFEAKLVLGLSVWMAIWWATEAIPFYVTASIPLFVFPLFNVTDIDKVISAYGDKLVFLLMGGFLLAKTIEKVNLHKRFAFNTLKIVGTKPKNIILGFIIVTGCMSAWITNTATTLLILPIAIAVISQVDVVQKKRFATCLILSVAYAASLGGLSTMIGTAPNALFASLGDSLGGVEIIFFDWMLVGVPISVVSLFVLWIYMTTSARLDNKKPILRDKNIITEELRNLGNWNRNEKIVLIIFAATAIAWITRGLFWKDLLPFVGDHVIVLVSVAALFILPSGLKRQRLLDLRTARKIPWGVLVLIGGGLALAGGFTATGLDMWIADKLLFLGELDYFLIVLVIVTITMLTSELMSNTAVAALLLPIMAVLGATTELDPILLMAPVAFATSYGFMMPVGTPPNAIAIGSGYVSIKQMVRYGLPFDLICIPIVTVMIVFLVPLVWGR; this is encoded by the coding sequence ATGGTTTTAATGATTAATTTTAACAATTGGAGTCCATTACACAGCAAACTACGAATTACGGGGTTTGTGCTATCCCCAATACTATTCTCTATTATCATCTCATACCCTATTGATGGGTTGGCATTTGAGGCAAAGCTTGTTTTAGGATTATCTGTATGGATGGCAATTTGGTGGGCAACCGAGGCAATTCCATTTTATGTTACTGCATCAATTCCATTGTTTGTATTTCCACTGTTTAATGTGACAGACATTGACAAAGTAATTTCTGCATATGGTGACAAGTTGGTATTTCTACTGATGGGTGGATTTCTACTTGCAAAGACAATAGAAAAAGTAAATCTTCACAAGCGATTTGCATTTAACACCCTGAAAATTGTTGGAACAAAACCAAAAAATATCATTTTGGGGTTCATAATTGTTACAGGATGCATGAGTGCCTGGATTACAAACACTGCAACCACTCTGTTAATTCTTCCTATTGCAATCGCAGTAATATCACAAGTAGATGTTGTACAGAAAAAAAGATTTGCGACATGTTTGATACTCAGTGTTGCATATGCAGCCAGCCTGGGAGGGCTGTCAACTATGATTGGCACTGCACCGAATGCACTTTTTGCTTCCTTAGGGGATTCGCTTGGAGGAGTGGAGATAATTTTCTTTGACTGGATGTTAGTCGGGGTTCCAATTAGTGTTGTTTCTCTTTTTGTATTGTGGATATACATGACAACTTCTGCAAGATTGGATAACAAAAAACCAATACTCAGAGACAAAAATATTATCACTGAAGAATTAAGAAATCTTGGAAACTGGAATAGAAATGAAAAAATTGTTCTAATCATATTTGCAGCAACTGCAATTGCATGGATAACTCGAGGTCTATTCTGGAAAGATTTGCTTCCTTTTGTGGGGGATCATGTGATAGTTTTAGTTTCAGTTGCAGCCCTATTCATTTTACCTTCAGGACTAAAGAGACAGCGTCTACTTGATTTGAGAACTGCACGTAAGATTCCATGGGGAGTTTTAGTGTTGATTGGAGGGGGTCTGGCTTTGGCTGGTGGTTTTACTGCTACAGGCCTTGATATGTGGATAGCAGACAAGTTGTTATTTTTGGGAGAATTGGATTATTTCTTAATTGTACTAGTAATTGTTACAATTACGATGCTTACAAGTGAACTGATGAGTAACACTGCAGTAGCTGCATTATTGTTACCAATTATGGCAGTTTTAGGAGCTACCACAGAGCTTGATCCAATTTTACTGATGGCTCCAGTAGCATTTGCTACAAGTTATGGATTTATGATGCCAGTTGGAACTCCTCCAAATGCAATTGCCATTGGAAGCGGGTATGTGTCAATCAAACAGATGGTTCGTTATGGTTTACCCTTTGATCTTATTTGCATTCCAATTGTCACTGTAATGATAGTATTTTTGGTACCTTTGGTTTGGGGACGATAA